A stretch of Calditrichia bacterium DNA encodes these proteins:
- a CDS encoding mechanosensitive ion channel, whose amino-acid sequence MENLMSYLNPLIENVILFAPKLLSAITILVIGFWLIKKVHILLETALHRINFDAAITSFLISMAEISMKVVVILIAAGVIGFELAGLMGIMAGAAFAIGLALQGSLSNFAAGILIVVFKPYKVGDWVEIQEKFGKVEEIQIFNTIIATPGMKTLIIPNGQVIDGVVTNFSKKGFIRLELTVTMPYAESFPKVEKIIREVLSDTPGVLPEPLPEIGIESYDSHNLIVAVRPYVTPDNYWEVTFEVHRRIKAAFSSNNIAVAYSEGVEMGKIGE is encoded by the coding sequence ATGGAAAACCTGATGTCCTATCTGAATCCGCTGATCGAAAATGTAATTTTATTTGCACCAAAATTATTAAGTGCGATAACCATATTAGTGATTGGATTTTGGCTGATCAAGAAAGTTCATATTTTGCTGGAAACGGCGCTTCATCGCATCAATTTTGATGCTGCAATCACTTCATTTCTGATTTCGATGGCAGAAATATCGATGAAAGTGGTGGTGATTCTGATCGCCGCCGGTGTGATCGGTTTCGAACTGGCAGGTTTGATGGGCATTATGGCCGGCGCTGCGTTCGCGATCGGGTTGGCGCTGCAGGGCAGTTTGAGCAATTTTGCGGCGGGTATTTTGATCGTCGTATTTAAACCGTACAAAGTGGGCGATTGGGTAGAAATCCAGGAAAAATTTGGCAAAGTTGAAGAAATACAAATATTTAACACAATCATCGCGACGCCGGGAATGAAAACGTTGATCATCCCGAACGGGCAGGTGATTGATGGGGTGGTCACGAATTTCTCCAAAAAAGGGTTTATCCGGCTGGAGCTGACCGTGACAATGCCGTATGCGGAAAGCTTTCCGAAGGTGGAGAAAATCATTCGCGAAGTGCTCAGCGATACACCGGGCGTTCTGCCGGAGCCGCTCCCGGAAATTGGTATCGAAAGTTACGACAGCCACAATCTCATCGTCGCGGTTCGGCCGTATGTAACGCCTGATAATTATTGGGAAGTGACATTCGAAGTTCACCGGCGCATAAAAGCGGCGTTTAGC
- a CDS encoding DoxX family protein, which yields MLNQLLDTRAIADYKHAMLLVLRVGVGSLMLTHGIPKLIKLINGNFKFADPIGLGVEVSLVLAVFAEVICSIFIILGLGTRLAAIPLIVTMGVAVFIQHAADPFSKQELGLLYLLIYMCLLIGGSGRFSLDHLLFDKQQQ from the coding sequence ATGCTGAACCAATTATTAGACACGCGGGCGATTGCAGATTACAAACATGCAATGCTTCTGGTGTTGCGAGTTGGCGTTGGCTCGCTAATGCTAACTCACGGTATTCCGAAATTAATCAAACTCATTAACGGAAATTTTAAATTTGCCGATCCAATCGGTTTGGGTGTGGAAGTCTCGTTAGTGCTGGCTGTTTTCGCAGAAGTAATTTGCTCCATTTTCATCATTCTGGGGCTGGGAACGCGGCTGGCTGCCATTCCGTTAATTGTTACAATGGGGGTTGCGGTGTTCATTCAGCACGCCGCAGATCCGTTCAGCAAACAGGAACTCGGGTTGTTGTATCTGCTCATTTATATGTGTTTGCTCATCGGCGGCAGCGGGCGATTTTCGCTGGATCATTTATTGTTCGATAAACAGCAGCAATAA
- a CDS encoding hsp70 family protein → MNDLFQLENLDFSYIIGIDLGTTNSAVAYVDLTQDSPKARRKIRFFEVPQVVAPNEVGARSILPSFLYLPGKYDLPEGSFALQWDDQREFIVGEFAREQGAKVPGRLVASAKSWLCHGGVDRRANILPWGAEGDIPKVSPVDASMRYLQHIRESWDHLMRRGKEEWQFDQQLIVLTVPASFDEVARELTIAAARDAGISRVILLEEPLAAFYAWLSNNEDSWQNQMSDGQLVLVCDVGGGTTDFSIVGIREGEKGLRFNRLAVGDHLMLGGDNMDLALGRYLEQKITGSAGKLDARRWHQLVYQCRKAKETLLGSADGQSKMDITVMGQAGSLIGGTLKGNLDQQEIQNIIFEGFFPEVSADETPETKRSGLTEFGLPYVADPAVTRHMAAFWRRFEPLMRQETGRDAVFPDFVLFNGGALTPQSLRWHLTMLMRNWFSPIAGSNWMPKELPNPRPELSVAIGAAYYGMVRLGEGVRVGSGSPRAYYVAVASQKESRKQESVCLVPRGTEEGFEIKLDQLNFEALANQPVAFQLFTSSTRVGDQLGDIVTLAEDETTVLPPIRTVLRFGKRDEARKIPVNLGVRLTEIGTLDLFCESKQTHHRWQLQFDVRQDADRSGDGQPQSVGETVDQQLIDAALALIESTFTIGDSSAHPEGLTKQLENALEMKKERWPTSLIRKMADKLLEKMDGRKLSAAHEARWLNLLGYCLRPGFGDPLDDWRMKQIWKLYFEELAFANNAQARTEWWTFWRRIAGGLTPGKQLQIFQKIQPSLQISASGKSKKKKSGPKLNPHEEQEIWMALANFERLPAADKQLLGNALLRKLSLTNPRDLWAISRFGARQPFYGTLDKLIPATEAAHWIEHLLKQKTGKPELLGNTLVQLARHTGDRSRDIPEDLRQRVATFLTELPQGKTLVERLSQSQHQFGKEEQDWLFGESLPTGLVLSESQE, encoded by the coding sequence ATGAACGACCTTTTTCAACTTGAGAATCTCGATTTCTCTTATATCATCGGTATCGATCTCGGCACGACAAATTCAGCTGTCGCCTATGTGGATCTAACCCAGGATTCGCCAAAAGCGCGACGCAAAATCCGCTTTTTCGAAGTGCCGCAAGTGGTTGCCCCGAATGAAGTTGGGGCACGCTCCATCCTCCCGTCATTTTTATATTTACCGGGGAAATACGATCTGCCGGAAGGCAGTTTTGCGTTGCAATGGGATGATCAGCGAGAATTTATCGTTGGCGAATTTGCCCGCGAACAGGGCGCAAAAGTGCCCGGAAGGCTGGTGGCTTCAGCGAAAAGCTGGCTGTGCCACGGCGGTGTGGATCGTCGCGCAAATATTTTGCCGTGGGGCGCAGAAGGCGACATCCCCAAAGTGTCGCCGGTGGACGCCAGTATGCGCTATTTGCAGCACATCCGCGAATCGTGGGATCATTTGATGCGTCGCGGAAAAGAAGAGTGGCAGTTCGACCAACAATTGATCGTGCTGACCGTTCCCGCATCGTTTGACGAAGTTGCCCGGGAATTGACCATCGCCGCTGCCCGCGATGCCGGCATCAGCCGGGTAATTTTGCTGGAAGAACCGCTCGCCGCGTTTTACGCATGGCTCTCCAATAACGAAGATAGCTGGCAAAACCAAATGAGCGACGGGCAACTGGTGCTGGTTTGCGACGTCGGCGGCGGCACAACGGATTTTTCGATTGTCGGTATTCGCGAAGGCGAAAAAGGGCTGCGATTCAACCGGCTGGCAGTCGGTGACCATTTGATGCTCGGCGGCGATAATATGGATTTGGCGCTCGGGCGTTATCTCGAACAAAAAATTACCGGCAGCGCCGGAAAGCTGGATGCACGGCGCTGGCACCAGCTCGTTTATCAGTGCCGCAAAGCCAAAGAAACCCTGCTCGGCTCCGCGGACGGTCAATCCAAAATGGACATCACCGTAATGGGTCAGGCGGGCAGCCTGATCGGCGGAACGCTCAAAGGCAACCTCGATCAGCAGGAAATCCAGAATATCATTTTTGAAGGCTTTTTCCCGGAAGTTTCCGCTGATGAAACGCCGGAAACCAAACGCAGCGGGCTCACCGAATTCGGTTTGCCGTATGTGGCGGATCCGGCAGTTACGCGGCACATGGCCGCATTTTGGCGGCGATTCGAACCGCTGATGCGCCAGGAAACCGGACGCGATGCCGTTTTCCCGGATTTTGTGTTGTTCAATGGCGGGGCGCTCACACCGCAATCGCTGCGCTGGCATTTGACGATGCTGATGCGCAACTGGTTTTCGCCCATCGCCGGCAGCAACTGGATGCCGAAGGAACTGCCCAATCCGCGCCCGGAATTATCGGTGGCGATCGGTGCCGCATATTACGGAATGGTACGACTTGGCGAAGGCGTTCGCGTCGGCAGCGGCAGCCCCCGGGCGTATTACGTTGCGGTTGCATCCCAAAAAGAAAGCCGGAAACAGGAATCCGTTTGCCTCGTTCCGCGCGGCACGGAAGAAGGTTTTGAGATCAAACTGGATCAGCTCAATTTTGAGGCGCTTGCCAATCAGCCGGTGGCATTTCAATTGTTCACGTCGAGCACCCGGGTGGGCGATCAGCTGGGCGATATCGTCACTTTGGCGGAAGATGAAACGACCGTGCTGCCGCCGATCCGCACAGTGCTGCGCTTTGGCAAACGCGACGAAGCCCGCAAAATTCCGGTGAATTTGGGTGTCCGGCTGACGGAAATCGGCACGTTGGATCTGTTCTGCGAATCGAAACAAACCCACCATCGCTGGCAATTGCAGTTCGATGTACGACAGGATGCAGATCGTTCCGGCGACGGACAGCCGCAATCCGTCGGCGAAACGGTTGATCAACAATTGATTGACGCGGCGCTGGCGCTCATCGAATCAACATTTACCATCGGCGACAGTTCGGCGCATCCCGAAGGCCTCACCAAACAGCTCGAAAATGCGCTGGAAATGAAAAAAGAACGCTGGCCAACTTCACTGATTCGCAAAATGGCAGACAAACTGCTCGAAAAAATGGACGGTCGCAAACTGAGCGCTGCCCATGAAGCCCGTTGGCTGAACCTGCTCGGCTACTGTTTGCGTCCCGGCTTTGGCGATCCGCTGGACGACTGGCGAATGAAACAAATCTGGAAATTGTATTTTGAGGAACTCGCGTTTGCCAACAACGCACAGGCGCGAACCGAATGGTGGACATTCTGGCGGCGAATCGCCGGCGGATTGACGCCGGGCAAACAGTTGCAAATTTTCCAGAAAATTCAGCCATCGCTGCAAATTTCCGCATCTGGAAAAAGCAAAAAGAAAAAGAGCGGACCAAAACTGAATCCGCACGAAGAACAGGAAATCTGGATGGCGCTTGCCAATTTCGAGCGGCTTCCCGCTGCTGACAAACAACTGCTCGGCAATGCGCTGCTCCGAAAATTAAGCCTCACCAATCCGCGTGATTTGTGGGCTATTAGCCGTTTTGGCGCCCGCCAACCGTTTTACGGCACGCTGGACAAGCTGATTCCGGCAACCGAAGCTGCCCATTGGATCGAACATTTGCTGAAACAAAAAACCGGAAAACCCGAATTATTGGGCAATACTTTGGTGCAACTGGCACGACACACCGGCGATCGCAGCCGTGATATTCCGGAAGATTTGCGGCAACGCGTTGCAACATTTCTGACGGAATTACCGCAGGGCAAAACACTGGTTGAACGACTGTCCCAATCGCAGCATCAATTTGGAAAAGAGGAGCAGGATTGGCTGTTTGGCGAATCGCTCCCAACCGGTCTGGTGCTGTCCGAAAGTCAGGAATGA
- a CDS encoding DMT family protein, with protein sequence MNIILQTVLLLICSNVFMTFAWYGHLKSLGNRTWLYAAIVSWSIALFEYLLQVPANRIGFTQLSLPQLKILQEVITLSVFAPFAIFYMNQPLKWDYLWAGLCMVGAVYFIFRS encoded by the coding sequence ATGAACATCATTTTACAAACCGTTTTACTGCTGATTTGTTCAAATGTTTTCATGACATTTGCATGGTACGGACATCTGAAAAGCCTCGGTAACCGGACCTGGTTGTATGCCGCAATTGTGAGTTGGTCAATTGCACTGTTCGAATATTTATTGCAGGTGCCTGCAAACCGGATCGGATTCACCCAGCTATCATTGCCGCAACTTAAAATCCTGCAGGAGGTGATAACGCTGTCGGTTTTCGCGCCGTTTGCTATTTTTTACATGAACCAGCCGTTGAAATGGGATTATCTCTGGGCTGGTTTGTGTATGGTTGGTGCGGTGTATTTTATTTTCCGAAGTTAA
- a CDS encoding GNAT family N-acetyltransferase, translated as MTDKNMHENVHKLQLRYLEPGDYLTVRGMMTTIFSEMGGAWTKAQYQSMLSRFPEGQICVEDQGKVVAAAFSLVVKFDKFGASHTYEDIVGDGHLRNHDPKGDYLYGIDIFVDPEYRGMRLGRRLYDARKELCEKLNLKGILIGGRIPNFRHHASQMSAAEYIQMVKRKEIFDPVLTFQLSNDFHTKALLKRYMPEDTDSKSHAVLLEWSNIYHEDRPKLIGGRKTYARLGVVQWQMRIFNSFEDFLQQVEFFVDTVSGYKCDIVLFPEFFNAPLMSAFNKEEPHEAVRNLADYSETLRVALQEMAVSYNINIVAGSMPEYYDKRLYNVSYLCRRDGTHERQYKLHVTPDEAQYWGLQGGDSLRVFDTDIGKIGILICFDVEFPELSRYLADKGMQLLLVPFWTDTKNAYLRVRRCAQARAIENECYVAISGSVGNIPRIENMDIQYSQAAVFTPSDFAFPHDAIAAEATPNTEMTLVVDLDMDLLEELRQQGSVRNLQNRRTDLYQIRWMNQLK; from the coding sequence ATGACCGATAAAAATATGCACGAAAATGTTCACAAATTACAGCTTCGTTACCTCGAACCGGGAGATTATCTGACGGTTCGTGGGATGATGACAACGATCTTTTCCGAAATGGGTGGCGCATGGACAAAAGCGCAATACCAATCGATGCTCAGTCGTTTTCCCGAAGGACAAATTTGTGTGGAGGATCAGGGAAAAGTGGTTGCAGCCGCATTTAGCCTTGTAGTGAAATTTGATAAATTTGGCGCATCGCATACATATGAAGATATTGTTGGCGACGGGCATTTGCGAAATCACGATCCGAAAGGGGACTATCTGTACGGCATCGATATTTTTGTTGATCCGGAATACCGTGGGATGCGTTTGGGACGCCGGTTATACGATGCACGAAAAGAACTCTGCGAAAAGCTGAATTTGAAGGGTATTTTGATTGGTGGGCGAATTCCCAATTTCCGGCATCATGCCAGCCAGATGAGCGCTGCGGAATATATTCAGATGGTAAAGCGAAAGGAAATTTTTGATCCTGTGCTCACTTTTCAGTTGTCGAATGATTTTCACACAAAAGCGTTGTTAAAACGATATATGCCGGAAGATACCGATTCCAAATCGCATGCAGTGCTGTTGGAATGGAGCAATATTTATCACGAAGATCGCCCGAAATTGATCGGCGGGAGAAAAACGTATGCACGTTTGGGTGTTGTGCAATGGCAGATGCGCATCTTCAATTCGTTTGAGGATTTTTTGCAACAGGTTGAGTTTTTTGTCGATACGGTTTCGGGATATAAATGCGATATCGTGTTGTTCCCGGAATTTTTTAATGCACCGCTGATGTCTGCTTTTAACAAAGAGGAGCCGCACGAAGCTGTTCGGAATCTGGCGGATTACAGTGAAACGCTGCGCGTTGCATTGCAGGAAATGGCGGTGTCATACAATATTAATATTGTTGCGGGGAGCATGCCGGAGTATTATGATAAACGGCTGTATAATGTGAGTTACCTCTGTCGGCGGGATGGCACGCACGAGCGGCAATACAAACTGCACGTTACGCCTGACGAAGCTCAATATTGGGGATTGCAGGGCGGCGATTCGCTTCGGGTGTTTGATACGGATATCGGAAAAATTGGCATTTTGATCTGTTTCGATGTAGAATTTCCCGAACTGTCGCGCTATTTGGCGGATAAGGGCATGCAGTTGCTACTGGTGCCGTTTTGGACGGATACCAAAAATGCCTATTTGCGGGTGCGGCGATGTGCGCAGGCACGCGCCATCGAAAACGAATGTTACGTTGCCATTTCCGGCAGCGTTGGCAATATTCCTCGCATCGAAAATATGGATATTCAGTATTCACAGGCGGCAGTGTTCACACCCTCGGATTTTGCATTTCCGCACGATGCCATTGCAGCGGAGGCAACGCCAAACACTGAAATGACGTTGGTTGTAGATCTCGATATGGATTTGCTGGAAGAATTGCGCCAGCAGGGGAGTGTCCGTAATCTGCAAAACCGGCGCACCGATTTATACCAGATTCGCTGGATGAATCAACTAAAATAA
- the rpsD gene encoding 30S ribosomal protein S4 — protein sequence MSTYRGSKVKLSRSLGIPLSPKASKILEKKSYPPGQHGPTKRVDGKMSDYKRQLLEKQRVRAQYNIGERQMVNYYKKASAKAGNTVDNLVQFLETRLDAVVVRGGLARSIYAARQFVSHGHILVNGKKVDIPSYQVKPNDVVTVREKSRRMPGFTDAVKMSNPPEYLELSKPNMSVTLTDMPTREQVPVIGEISLVIEFYSR from the coding sequence ATGTCCACATATCGAGGTTCGAAAGTTAAACTTTCGCGCAGTTTAGGTATTCCGCTTTCTCCCAAAGCATCCAAAATTTTGGAAAAGAAAAGCTATCCGCCCGGTCAGCATGGTCCGACCAAACGGGTTGATGGAAAAATGTCTGATTACAAACGTCAGCTTTTGGAAAAACAACGCGTTCGCGCCCAATACAATATCGGCGAACGTCAGATGGTTAACTACTACAAAAAAGCCTCCGCTAAAGCCGGCAACACAGTAGACAACCTTGTTCAGTTTCTGGAAACACGACTGGATGCTGTAGTTGTTCGTGGCGGTTTGGCACGCTCCATTTATGCTGCTCGTCAATTTGTTTCTCATGGACACATTTTGGTCAACGGCAAAAAAGTAGATATCCCATCCTATCAGGTTAAACCGAACGATGTTGTAACCGTTCGCGAAAAGAGCCGCCGGATGCCCGGATTTACAGATGCTGTTAAAATGTCCAATCCGCCGGAATATCTGGAATTATCCAAACCGAACATGTCGGTAACCTTAACGGATATGCCCACCCGCGAACAAGTTCCGGTGATTGGTGAAATCTCGCTGGTTATCGAATTTTACTCCCGGTAA
- a CDS encoding SpoIIE family protein phosphatase encodes MQHRKYLIWVVFFCYFSTVYATAQHHFATNPVNGDYFREWLVIGPFFPDDLAADFLADVGGETGVAPTAGDTVLTANGTPLIWQKYQTNSSVIDFFDTIGKNDHATAYAYCSIQSENNEAVQIQIGSDDGVSVWINGENVHRNAVNRWLTIDEEQFEAQLLTGENRCLVKISQYIGSWGFSMRASPASQPLPNIPKFYMSLNDLEIGYYLSEGKWKYHPGDNIAWATPDFDDTNWQIVDPKLTESGLTDIDWQGIGWFRLHIETDSLLINKPMGLTIMQAGESQFYLDGKLKYSFDENNNSWNGVPKLISLNGGLRHVIAMRYSNPSVQKFKNAGFYSGFILRLGKMSQMVEQKIQSLGNLTRYQMFLTALPFAIGLLHLILFLFYPASKQNLFFAFFLFSYAVAIYYDYQISLSTDIGQQLFSFRMHCAAIPFWILFQLRFVYSLFYEKSPKHFWFILLLAVGLSAFIIYKPNENFDYFSMLYLVLFLELYRVIRIAIFTKKDGALIIGFAFLFLAVFGILDTLMDAGIIVAFREMENPYAFGSIGFIIAMSVYLSRDIARTNQKIVEQEMEQKLLEMENDRQSKELEDARQLQLSMLPKKLPQDPNLEIAVFMKTATEVGGDYYDFKQQDGDKLTVAIGDATGHGLGAGTMVSATKSLFHALADQLPPVQFLKKSSEAIKAMGLKKMFMALTIAKFENQNLQIAAAGMPFPLIYRSATGKVEAVELKGMPLGGFVNFPYKEKKLHLKKGDTVLLMSDGFEEMFNPQNEMLGDEKVKTLFEETAAKSPESIINHLKKAGETWAAGRDQEDDVTFVVVKVKQ; translated from the coding sequence ATGCAACACCGCAAATATCTGATTTGGGTAGTTTTTTTCTGTTATTTTTCAACGGTTTATGCAACGGCACAGCATCATTTCGCGACGAATCCGGTGAATGGTGATTATTTTAGGGAATGGCTGGTCATCGGTCCGTTTTTTCCGGACGATTTGGCAGCGGATTTTTTGGCCGATGTCGGCGGTGAAACGGGAGTTGCGCCCACAGCCGGCGACACTGTTTTGACTGCTAACGGAACACCCCTCATTTGGCAAAAATACCAAACCAACAGCAGTGTCATCGATTTTTTTGATACGATCGGGAAAAATGATCATGCAACCGCATATGCATATTGTTCAATTCAAAGTGAAAACAATGAAGCCGTACAAATCCAAATTGGCAGCGATGACGGTGTCTCGGTGTGGATTAACGGCGAAAATGTGCATCGGAATGCGGTTAATCGCTGGCTAACCATCGATGAAGAACAGTTTGAAGCACAGCTTTTGACCGGTGAAAATCGGTGTTTGGTAAAAATATCGCAATACATCGGCAGTTGGGGATTCTCAATGCGCGCCTCACCGGCCAGTCAACCACTACCCAACATTCCCAAATTTTACATGTCGTTAAATGATCTGGAAATCGGCTATTATTTATCCGAAGGGAAATGGAAATATCATCCGGGTGATAATATTGCATGGGCAACGCCCGATTTTGATGATACCAATTGGCAAATTGTTGATCCAAAACTTACTGAATCCGGTTTGACAGATATCGACTGGCAGGGGATTGGCTGGTTCCGGCTGCACATCGAAACGGATTCGCTGTTGATCAACAAACCGATGGGTTTGACCATTATGCAAGCCGGAGAATCACAATTCTATCTCGATGGCAAGCTGAAATATTCATTCGATGAAAACAATAATAGCTGGAATGGTGTTCCAAAACTCATCTCGCTGAACGGCGGACTGCGCCACGTAATTGCGATGCGTTATTCCAATCCGTCCGTCCAGAAATTTAAGAATGCGGGCTTCTATTCAGGATTTATCCTGCGTTTGGGAAAAATGAGCCAGATGGTCGAACAAAAAATCCAAAGTTTGGGCAACCTCACCAGATACCAGATGTTTTTAACCGCACTTCCATTTGCGATCGGTTTGCTGCATTTAATTTTGTTCCTGTTTTATCCGGCATCGAAACAAAATCTGTTTTTTGCATTCTTTTTATTTTCCTATGCCGTTGCCATATATTATGATTATCAAATTTCGTTATCGACAGATATCGGTCAGCAATTGTTCTCATTCCGAATGCACTGTGCCGCAATTCCCTTTTGGATATTGTTTCAATTGCGATTTGTATATTCGCTTTTTTATGAAAAATCGCCAAAACATTTTTGGTTTATTTTGTTGCTGGCGGTTGGTTTGAGTGCGTTTATCATTTACAAACCGAATGAGAATTTTGATTATTTTAGCATGCTTTACCTGGTGTTGTTTCTGGAACTTTACAGAGTCATCCGCATTGCTATTTTTACAAAAAAAGATGGTGCGTTGATTATTGGGTTTGCATTTCTATTTCTTGCCGTTTTCGGGATTTTGGACACACTGATGGATGCGGGTATTATTGTCGCTTTTAGGGAAATGGAAAATCCCTATGCATTTGGTTCTATTGGGTTTATCATTGCGATGTCCGTTTATTTATCGCGCGATATTGCTCGCACGAATCAAAAAATCGTTGAGCAGGAAATGGAGCAGAAACTATTGGAAATGGAAAATGACCGTCAATCAAAAGAGCTTGAGGACGCTCGCCAGCTGCAGCTTTCCATGTTGCCTAAAAAGCTGCCACAGGATCCGAATCTCGAAATTGCTGTATTTATGAAAACAGCAACAGAAGTCGGCGGCGACTATTATGATTTCAAACAACAGGATGGCGATAAGCTGACTGTAGCTATTGGCGATGCGACCGGTCACGGGCTGGGTGCCGGAACAATGGTATCGGCAACAAAAAGTTTATTTCATGCGCTCGCAGATCAACTGCCACCCGTTCAATTCCTGAAAAAAAGTTCCGAAGCGATAAAAGCAATGGGTCTGAAAAAAATGTTTATGGCGTTAACCATCGCAAAATTTGAAAATCAAAACTTGCAGATTGCGGCTGCAGGGATGCCTTTTCCACTGATTTATCGCTCAGCGACCGGAAAAGTTGAGGCGGTTGAATTGAAAGGGATGCCATTGGGCGGCTTTGTCAACTTTCCGTATAAAGAGAAAAAACTACATTTGAAAAAAGGGGATACAGTGCTGCTCATGAGCGATGGATTTGAGGAGATGTTTAATCCCCAAAATGAAATGCTCGGCGATGAAAAAGTAAAAACGCTTTTCGAAGAAACCGCTGCAAAATCGCCTGAATCAATCATTAATCATCTGAAAAAAGCCGGAGAAACCTGGGCAGCCGGAAGAGATCAGGAAGACGATGTTACATTTGTTGTCGTAAAAGTTAAACAATAG
- a CDS encoding M48 family metallopeptidase: MKMFFKIAVPVLLSAVFLMDCSSVPLTGRRQLDLVPSSTMLSMSYQQYDQFLNENKLSNNTQQAEMVKRVGRGIQAAVEKYMAENNLSSHLDGYQWEFNLVESGDVNAWCMPGGKVVVYTGILPITKDENGLAVVMGHEIAHAIAKHGNERMSQGLLTQLGGVALAVALKDKPQQTQQLYMAAFGAGAQVGVLLPFSRLQESEADRLGLIFMAMAGYDPNGAVAFWQRMADQGGAKPPEFLSTHPSDETRIRKIKEQMPEALKYYQK, encoded by the coding sequence ATGAAAATGTTTTTCAAAATCGCTGTGCCGGTGTTGCTCTCAGCCGTTTTTTTGATGGATTGCAGCTCCGTTCCGCTAACCGGACGCCGCCAACTGGATCTGGTGCCGAGTTCAACCATGTTGTCCATGAGTTATCAACAATACGATCAATTTTTGAATGAAAACAAATTGAGCAACAATACCCAACAAGCTGAAATGGTAAAACGGGTTGGTCGCGGTATACAGGCAGCTGTTGAAAAATATATGGCAGAAAACAATTTGAGCAGCCATCTCGATGGCTATCAGTGGGAATTTAATCTGGTGGAAAGCGGCGATGTGAACGCGTGGTGCATGCCCGGCGGAAAAGTGGTGGTGTACACCGGCATTTTGCCGATCACGAAGGATGAAAACGGTTTGGCCGTTGTGATGGGGCACGAAATTGCCCACGCCATCGCCAAACACGGCAACGAGCGTATGAGCCAGGGATTGCTTACCCAGCTGGGCGGCGTGGCATTGGCGGTCGCGTTAAAAGATAAACCGCAGCAAACCCAGCAGCTGTACATGGCAGCTTTCGGCGCAGGTGCCCAGGTGGGCGTTTTGTTGCCCTTCAGCCGGTTGCAGGAAAGCGAAGCCGATCGCCTCGGGTTGATCTTTATGGCGATGGCGGGATACGATCCCAACGGCGCAGTTGCCTTTTGGCAGCGAATGGCGGATCAGGGCGGCGCAAAACCACCGGAATTTTTGAGCACCCACCCATCGGATGAAACGCGTATCCGCAAAATCAAAGAGCAGATGCCGGAAGCTTTGAAATATTATCAAAAATAG